Proteins co-encoded in one Corylus avellana chromosome ca9, CavTom2PMs-1.0 genomic window:
- the LOC132161653 gene encoding uncharacterized protein LOC132161653 — protein sequence MKANRKLKKHDTSSKLVLEEIIGLTAKNGNGLASNISTAKCAYVAGCVVVVYDVDLGAQSHLMVSHRVPKPLSCVAMSPDGRFVAAGESGPQPAVLVWDCTTRAFVSELKGHLNGVGCISFSPDGKHLVSVGGYIYLWNWRSGMLVTKLKASSSCSAVSSVNFSSDAKFIVTAGKKHLKFWTVRSSPGNRLNAGTVSLAMHGKLVDLGPQKGSSFVSVTSHKWSGGSFVNGEQAGDFFPIYALTDTGVLCLIHSGFSVRKSVDLKAGKGFALSASNKLVACACSNGIVQLFASETLKYEGSVTYSKAKTGQEESDLVCYTNAAEKGVQVSLALPDAIACQFSTSDKLVVVYEDHSLYIWGIYDVNQATRCCVLVSHSACIWDIKNLCCENMHDSSLACVARGCSGGVSFATCSADGTIRFWDLALQPDSSEDAANSHFLNPEPMGTTHLVSAGIFERDTVEVGVSTQGFRSLAVSSDGKYLSAGDYEGNLHIYDLQTSDYTCFQGAHDAEILSLSFSLSSRKEVVSEEAIDSQSFLASGGRDRMIHLYDVKRNFDLIESIDDHSAAVTSVKIVCNGSKILSCSADRSLVFRDVAITDGGHRILRRHHQMASNGTVYDMAVDPTMETVVTVGQDKKINTFDIAAGKLIRSFRHDKDFGDPIKVTMDPSCSYLVCSYSNKSICIYDFLSGEMVTQAMGHGEVITGVIFLPDCKHIVSVGGDGCIFVWKVPVPLSSRMLQRMKENLGPLSLPQPVGFRQISFNEEEDKQFSVNLEEVLLPENSKQIRQIMSHQRGPRETLAFKFSVSRLPRWAQAKVTSSNIVPSDLKFNLSQQVDQKYFSPSVGEGQRCASVSPEVQVPSDHNMGDIESCISDSSKRSSITNNSEDSPMSQETPSFAMGNRWRSIYTVCLDLLNSPEMRTLMDRNISESSAVLKQDRSEIPSNSQCSFGHGDQLGIDNTSECNEAAACEVAAQLHSVKTGSEVQADMDVNTCHMKSEDTDLFRKHFGSLSTTDKIERRKSSVRRRYSTKYVVHHDYLGDSKKLFGTPVRDLASKTLHYQEEATTHATLKDPLFHVSEEQKMDLKNSAESSPSADCTSMESELTECPVTGSSINNELTEGRDQKECAPKGSDVQERIIACKEALLNLDAAAENAVHLFSALGNVGSREEFSGETGAKLYDEAAELLQSIAEKVDGVARLVHCRSNNSCGSRVEISGFQPLLGKFAESLSQRVVEMLKENLSTS from the exons ATGAAAGCTAATCGCAAGCTCAAGAAGCACGACACGTCGTCGAAG CTGGTTTTGGAGGAGATTATAGGGTTGACGGCGAAGAATGGGAATGGATTGGCTTCGAACATCTCGACCGCCAAGTGTGCCTACGTGGCGGGGTGTGTGGTGGTGGTTTACGATGTGGATTTGGGAGCTCAGTCGCATCTCATGGTGTCTCATCGAGTGCCCAAGCCTTTGAGCTGTGTCGCCATGTCACCGGATGGGCGATTCGTTGCAGCTGGAGAG TCAGGGCCTCAACCTGCAGTGTTAGTGTGGGACTGTACCACTCGGGCTTTTGTATCTGAATTAAAAGGCCATCTAAATGGGGTTGGATGCATTTCTTTCTCACCTGATG GAAAACATCTGGTGTCTGTTGGAGGATACATATACCTTTGGAACTGGCGGAGTGGGATGTTGGTTACTAAGCTTAAAGCAAGTTCATCTTGTTCTGCTGTCTCTTCTGTTAACTTCTCATCAGATGCCAAATTTATTGTTACTGCTGGGAAGAAGCACTTGAAGTTCTGGACTGTCAGATCATCTCCAGGGAATCGCTTAAATGCAGGGACAGTGTCGCTGGCAATGCATGGAAAGCTTGTTGACCTTGGACCTCAGAAAGGAAGCTCATTTGTATCTGTCACATCCCATAAGTGGAGTGGCGGTAGTTTTGTTAACGGTGAACAGGCTGGTGACTTTTTTCCTATCTATGCATTGACGGACACAG GTGTTCTGTGCCTTATACATTCTGGATTTTCAGTAAGGAAATCAGTTGATTTAAAG gCTGGAAAAGGTTTTGCACTATCTGCATCAAACAAACTAGTTGCATGTGCATGCAGTAATGGAATAGTACAACTCTTTGCCAGTGAAACTCTCAAGTATGAAGGAAGTGTTACATATTCAAAGGCCAAAACAGGCCAAGAAGAAAGTGATCTTGTTTGCTATACTAATGCTGCTGAAAAGGGTGTTCAAGTTTCGCTTGCTCTTCCAGATGCAATTGCTTGTCAGTTTTCGACCTCAGATAAGCTTG TTGTTGTTTATGAAGATCATAGTCTCTATATATGGGGCATTTATGATGTGAATCAG GCAACCCGTTGTTGTGTGCTTGTTTCACATTCTGCGTGCATATGGGATATCAAGAATCTCTGTTGTGAAAACATGCATGATTCATCTCTTGCATGTGTTGCTAGAGGTTGTTCTGGTGGAGTTTCTTTTGCAACATGCTCAGCAGATGGTACTATAAGGTTCTGGGATCTTGCCTTGCAACCTGATTCATCAGAAGATGCTGCGAACAGTCATTTTCTTAATCCAGAACCAATGGGTACAACACATTTAG TAAGTGCTGGGATTTTTGAACGTGACACTGTGGAGGTGGGTGTTAGCACTCAAGGATTTCGGTCATTGGCAGTTAGTTCAGATGGCAAGTACCTCAGTGCTGGTGATTATGAGGGAAACCTTCATATCTATGACCTACAAACTTCTGATTATACATGCTTTCAG GGTGCCCATGATGCAGAGATCCTCTCATTGAGCTTTAGCCTGTCAAGCAGAAAGGAAGTTGTTTCTGAAGAAGCCATAGATAGCCAGTCATTCCTTGCATCAGGGGGCCGGGATCGAATGATCCATCTTTATGATGTCAAAAG GAATTTTGATCTTATTGAAAGTATTGATGATCATTCAGCTGCTGTGACCTCTGTTAAGATTGTTTGCAATGGCTCTAAGATTCTCAGTTGCAGTGCTGATAG GTCTTTGGTGTTCCGTGATGTTGCTATAACTGATGGTGGTCATAGGATTTTGCGCCGTCATCATCAAATGGCCTCTAATGGAACTGTGTATGACATGGCTGTAGATCCAACAATGGAGACTGTTGTTACAGTTGGGCAG GATAAGAAGATAAACACATTTGACATTGCTGCTGGAAAGCTAATTAGATCATTCAGGCATGATAAAGATTTTGGAGACCCAATCAAG GTTACTATGGACCCAAGCTGCAGTTACCTGGTCTGCTCCTACTCTAACAAGTCTATTTGCATATATGACTTTCTTAGTGGAGAGATGGTCACACAAGCCATGGGACATGGTGAAGTTATAACTGGTGTCATCTTCTTACCCGACTGCAAGCATATAGTCTCT GTAGGTGGTGATGGTTGTATATTTGTATGGAAAGTGCCTGTTCCTTTGTCTTCTAGGATGCTGCAGAGAATGAAGGAAAATTTAGGTCCACTGAGCTTGCCTCAGCCAGTAGGTTTTAGGCAAATATCGTTTAACGAAGAGGAAGACAAGCAATTCAGTGTCAATCTTGAAGAAGTACTGTTGCCAGAGAACTCCAAGCAGATAAGACAAATAATGTCTCATCAAAGGGGTCCTCGAGAGACCTTAGCATTTAAATTTAGTGTTTCCAGACTTCCAAGATGGGCACAGGCCAAAGTAACAAGCTCTAATATTGTCCCTAGTGATCTTAAGTTCAATTTATCTCAG CAAGTAGACCAGAAGTATTTCTCTCCTTCAGTTGGTGAAGGCCAAAGATGTGCTTCTGTGTCCCCTGAAGTTCAAGTTCCATCTGATCACAATATGGGAGACATTGAGTCATGCATCAGTGACTCATCCAAAAGATCTTCCATTACTAACAACAGTGAGGATTCCCCAATGTCTCAAGAAACGCCTAG CTTTGCCATGGGCAATCGTTGGCGCTCCATTTACACCGTGTGTCTGGACCTACTTAACTCACCAGAGATGCGGACTTTAATGGACAGAAATATTTCAGAGTCTTCAGCAGTTTTGA AACAAGACAGAAGTGAGATACCAAGTAATAGTCAGTGCTCTTTTGGGCATGGTGATCAACTAGGCATAGATAATACAAGTGAATGTAATGAGGCAGCTGCTTGTGAAGTGGCAGCGCAGCTGCATTCAGTTAAAACTGGAAGTGAGGTGCAAGCAGATATGGATGTTAACACCTGCCACATGAAGTCTGAAGACACCGACCTGTTCAGAAAACACTTTGGCAGTTTATCAACAACAGACAAG ATAGAGAGAAGGAAATCATCGGTGAGGAGAAGGTACTCCACAAAATATGTTGTCCATCATGATTATCTTGGAGATAGCAAGAAACTTTTTGGCACTCCAGTTCGAGATTTGGCTAGTAAAACCCTGCACTACCAGGAAGAAGCTACAACTCATGCCACACTGAAAGATCCATTATTCCATGTCTCGGAAGAACAGAAAATG GACCTGAAGAACTCAGCAGAAAGTTCACCGAGCGCAGATTGCACTTCCATGGAAAGTGAATTAACCGAATGCCCTGTCACAGGAAGTTCAATAAACAACGAATTGACAGAAGGCAGAGACCAGAAGGAATGTGCCCCCAAAGGAAGTGATGTCCAGGAAAGAATAATTGCATGCAAGGAAGCTTTACTCAATCTGGATGCTGCAGCTGAGAATGCAGTCCATTTATTTTCAGCATTAGGAAATGTGGGTTCTAGGGAAGAGTTCTCAGGAGAAACGGGAGCCAAGTTATATGATGAGGCAGCTGAACTACTTCAATCAATTGCAGAGAAAGTTGATGGAGTTGCCAGATTGGTGCACTGTCGGAGCAACAATTCATGTGGAAGTAGAGTGGAAATTTCAGGCTTTCAACCTTTGTTAGGAAAATTTGCAGAGAGTCTATCACAAAGGGTTGTCGAAATGCTGAAGGAAAACCTCAGCACTAGTTAG
- the LOC132162462 gene encoding AT-rich interactive domain-containing protein 2-like, with protein MLGSGHGYGLGGLGGVKLGLGKATGGEDEEEWQESPEHFSDSSSLEEPNPKFQRALGIIDSIQNPVAVADFIDSAMRMISSGDHFCRPVIPIGPKFQAEIPEWTCLEKRKNLYGGDDDSENLKWLGTRIWPMEGRNTETTVKAVGKGRHDACSCVSPGSADCVKRHVLKERLRLQSDIGAAFRCWKFDEMGEEAVSKSWTLEEQSRFESLVKVNPLWKVANFWELALKRFPSKSMKSILSYYFNVFIPRRMSLQSKSSLETFDSDDDQADDEVPVEE; from the exons ATGTTAGGGTCAGGGCATGGATATGGGTTAGGTGGGCTTGGTGGGGTAAAGCTGGGGTTGGGGAAGGCCACCGgaggagaagatgaagaagagtgGCAAGAGTCACCAGAGCATTT TTCAGATTCCTCAAGCTTAGAGGAACCAAATCCGAAATTTCAACGAGCACTAGGGATCATTGATAGCATTCAAAACCCTGTAGCCGTGGCAGATTTCATTGATTCAGCAATGAGGATGATTTCTAGCGGTGATCATTTCTGTAGACCTGTTATTCCCATTGGTCCCAAGTTTCAGGCTGAAATTCCAGAGTGGACATGCctagaaaagaggaagaatcttTATGGTGGTGATGATGATTCAGAAAATTTAAAGTGGTTGGGCACCCGAATTTGGCCCATGGAAGGTAGGAATACAGAAACCACTGTGAAAGCAGTTGGGAAAGGGAGACATGACGCTTGCTCTTGTGTCTCCCCTGGATCTGCTGATTGCGTTAAACGCCATGTTCTTAAAGAAAGGCTCCGTTTGCAATCCGATATTGGTGCTGCTTTCCGATGTTGGAAGTTTGATGAGATGGGAGAAGAAGCCGTTTCGAAGTCATGGACCTTGGAAGAACAAAGCAGATTTGAATCCCTTGTAAAAGTGAATCCACTGTGGAAGGTAGCCAACTTTTGGGAGCTAGCCTTGAAGCGTTTTCCATCAAAGTCCAtgaaaagtattttgagttattacTTCAACGTGTTTATTCCTAGACGTATGAGCCTGCAGAGCAAATCTTCCCTTGAAACATTTGACAGTGACGATGACCAGGCTGATGACGAGGTACCGGTTGAGGAATAA
- the LOC132162534 gene encoding protein OCTOPUS, whose amino-acid sequence MNPNTTTEPAAPAAAALPPLPPQPNRPSTSCDRHPEEHFTGFCPSCLCERLAVLDPNSSSASSSRKPPTSSSSTAAALKAIFKPSSSGGGGPPGNNRNRNSSAGSSFFPELRRTKSFSASKNEGFSGVFEPQRKSCDVRVRNTLWTLFTLDDERNPNKKKDQPSTSSTSSAWPAPDVEVDTRHSLLASSSVPQGPVLFESKEEEEDEEEEEEEEEEDDDDDEIRVSQDSSIPNVALVEERVQEIVEEEEEEEEEEPDPEPELELEPDPEPEEETKTEELKTMKDHIDLDSQTKKPSGRDFKEIAGSFWSAASVFSKKLQKWRQKQKLKKRRNGGGSATLPVEKPIGRQFRETQSEIADYGFGRRSCDTDPRFSLDAGRISFDASRISLDDPRYSFDEPRASWDGYLIGRTFPRMPTMVSVVEDAPVHVLRSDTQIPVEENAINEDETSVPGGSAQTRDYYSDSSSRRRKSLDRSNSIRKTAAAVVAEIDELKSVSNAKVSPATTTGDYFFQGPKLVVPDRESRDSNSNSLRDDCSETFEMGFRDTASVVGNGERKGSSKKSRRWSKAWNIWGLINRRAGNNKDEDEDHRFSRPNGVERSFSESWQELRGERNGDARGAFNRKVFRSNSSVSWRNSNNFGGSFGSVRKNGLEINGNGNGNGNGNGNGNGKKKRDDQFVLERNRSARYSPNNIDNGLLRFYLTPMRSSWRSGSGKSRSNHAHSIARSVLRLY is encoded by the coding sequence ATGAATCCCAACACCACCACCGAACCAGCAGCACCAGCAGCAGCAGCACTACCACCGTTACCACCACAACCGAACAGGCCATCTACCTCCTGCGACCGCCACCCAGAAGAGCATTTTACCGGCTTCTGCCCCTCATGCCTCTGCGAGCGCCTCGCCGTCCTCGATCCCAATTCCTCTTCCGCTTCATCCTCTCGCAAACCACCCACCTCCTCGTCATCCACCGCAGCTGCCCTTAAGGCCATCTTCAAACCCTCCTCATCCGGCGGCGGCGGTCCCCCCGGAAACAACCGGAACAGGAATTCCAGTGCTGGGTCTTCTTTCTTTCCGGAGCTTCGGCGGACCAAGTCGTTCTCGGCATCCAAGAACGAGGGGTTCTCTGGGGTGTTTGAGCCCCAGAGAAAGTCCTGTGACGTCAGGGTCCGGAACACGCTCTGGACCCTCTTCACTCTCGACGACGAGCGCAACCCGAATAAGAAGAAGGACCAGCCTTCTACTTCCTCTACATCTTCTGCTTGGCCTGCTCCGGACGTTGAGGTTGACACAAGGCATTCGTTGCTAGCGTCTTCCAGCGTTCCACAAGGTCCCGTCTTGTTCGAGTCcaaagaagaggaggaggacgaggaggaggaggaggaggaggaggaggaggatgacgATGACGACGAGATTAGGGTTTCCCAGGATTCAAGCATTCCAAATGTAGCCCTAGTCGAAGAAAGAGTTCAGGAAATcgtagaggaggaggaggaagaggaagaggaagagccagACCCAGAGCCAGAGCTAGAGTTAGAGCCAGACCCAGAACCAGAGGAGGAAACGAAAACGGAGGAGCTGAAGACCATGAAGGACCACATAGATCTCGATTCGCAAACGAAGAAACCTTCTGGGAGAGACTTCAAGGAAATCGCCGGAAGCTTCTGGTCCGCCGCTTCGGTCTTCAGCAAGAAATTGCAGAAGTGGAGGCAGAAGCAGAAGCTCAAGAAGCGCAGGAATGGCGGTGGGTCCGCCACATTGCCGGTGGAGAAGCCGATTGGCAGGCAGTTCAGGGAAACCCAGTCCGAGATCGCCGACTACGGCTTCGGCCGCCGGTCCTGCGACACCGATCCGAGGTTCTCCCTTGACGCGGGTCGGATATCGTTCGATGCAAGTCGGATATCGTTGGACGATCCACGTTACTCCTTCGACGAGCCTCGGGCATCTTGGGATGGGTACTTGATCGGCAGAACCTTCCCCAGAATGCCCACAATGGTCTCGGTGGTAGAGGACGCTCCGGTTCACGTTTTGAGGTCCGATACGCAGATTCCGGTGGAAGAAAATGCGATTAACGAGGACGAGACGTCGGTGCCGGGTGGGTCTGCGCAGACGAGGGACTATTACTCAGATTCATCGTCGAGGCGGAGGAAGAGCCTTGACCGGTCCAACTCGATTCGGAAGACTGCCGCGGCGGTGGTGGCGGAGATCGACGAGTTGAAGTCGGTCTCGAATGCAAAGGTGTCTCCGGCCACCACCACCGGTGATTACTTCTTCCAAGGACCGAAACTGGTAGTCCCAGATAGAGAGTCGAGGGACTCGAACTCGAATTCTTTGCGGGACGATTGCTCAGAGACCTTCGAAATGGGGTTCAGAGACACAGCGTCTGTGGTGGGAAATGGCGAGCGAAAGGGGTCGTCGAAGAAGTCCAGGCGGTGGAGCAAGGCGTGGAACATTTGGGGTTTGATAAACCGGCGAGCCGGGAACAACAAGGACGAGGACGAGGATCACAGGTTCAGCAGACCCAATGGGGTGGAGCGGTCGTTTTCGGAGTCATGGCAAGAACTGAGAGGAGAACGCAATGGGGACGCCAGAGGTGCTTTCAATCGAAAGGTATTTCGAAGCAATAGCAGTGTGAGTTGGAGGAATTCCAATAACTTTGGTGGGTCTTTCGGTAGTGTGAGGAAGAATGGTTTGGAGATAAATGGGAATGGGAATGGGAATGGGAATGGGAATGGAAATGGGAATGgtaaaaagaagagagatgaTCAGTTTGTGTTGGAGCGGAATCGGAGTGCAAGGTATTCGCCCAACAACATCGATAATGGTCTGCTGCGTTTCTACTTGACGCCGATGAGAAGCAGCTGGAGAAGCGGGTCGGGGAAGAGTAGGTCCAATCACGCACATTCTATTGCCAGAAGCGTATTGCGATTGTACTGA